The DNA window TACTATAATGGAGAAAATTTATAGACTAGAGTTAACGTGATATTAAGTATACAATGGTATCATGGAATACGGTTTAATCGTATTTGAATAAGATGGCGTGCATAAGTTGTAACATGCTTATACAATCGCTTTTATTATATACAATAGAAAGGCGGTGTATGTAATGTATGATGTTATATCATTATTAACGAATCGTTATGATTTTTTTCTCCAATTATTATGGGAGCATATAGAGATTTCCTTGTCCGCATCAATTATTGCCATAATTATTGGTGGATTACTGGGAATTCTTATATATGACTATAAACGACTATCAGGACCTGTTATGGTAGTCGTTAATTTTTTATATACAATCCCATCCATATCGATGCTAGGTTTACTATTATATGTATCTGGCGTTGGTAATACGACCGCGATTATCGCACTGGTCATTTATGCTTTATTGCCGATGGTACGCAATACCTTTACAGGGCTTAATCAGATTAAGAATGATATGCGCGAAGCTGGTATTGCACTTGGTCTTACGAGGCTTCAACGATTATGGAATATAGAAATTCCTTTAGCTATGCCGACAATCATGGCAGGTATACGGACCATGCTTGTTATGACCATTGCATTGACGGGGATTGCATCCTTTATCGGCGCTGGTGGGCTAGGTGTGGCGATTTATCGCGGTATCACTACTAATCAAAGTGCATTGACCATTGCCGGTAGTTTATTAATCGCCCTTTTAGCCATCGTTGTGGATGCGCTCTTTTCTATTGGTGAAAGGGTGACGCGTATTAGTCCTCATATGAAACGGTATACCATTATATTCCTTTCTGTAATGACACTAATTGCAATGGCTGTAGGTGGCTGGTCTCTATATTGTCGCTATGTGAAAGTTGATGTTATCCATATTGCTACAAAGCCGATGACAGAGCAGCTTATTTTAGGCAATGTATTAAAAAAATTGATAGAGCATAAGACGGGCCTTACCGTAGAGGTTACAGAAGGTGTCGGCGGTGGTACATCTAATATTCAGCCAGCCATGCGAACCGGCCAGTTTGATATATATCCTGAATATACCGGAACGGCTTGGTCTGCTGTGTTGAAACGTACGGATGCGTATGATGAAAGTAGATTTAATGAGCTTTCACAGGCCTACAAAGAGGCATATAATTTCGAGTGGGTCGGAATGTACGGATTTAATAATACATATGGTTTAGCCGTGCGTAATGAACTTGCCCGTACCTATGGACTAAAAAG is part of the Veillonella sp. genome and encodes:
- a CDS encoding glycine betaine ABC transporter substrate-binding protein — encoded protein: MYDVISLLTNRYDFFLQLLWEHIEISLSASIIAIIIGGLLGILIYDYKRLSGPVMVVVNFLYTIPSISMLGLLLYVSGVGNTTAIIALVIYALLPMVRNTFTGLNQIKNDMREAGIALGLTRLQRLWNIEIPLAMPTIMAGIRTMLVMTIALTGIASFIGAGGLGVAIYRGITTNQSALTIAGSLLIALLAIVVDALFSIGERVTRISPHMKRYTIIFLSVMTLIAMAVGGWSLYCRYVKVDVIHIATKPMTEQLILGNVLKKLIEHKTGLTVEVTEGVGGGTSNIQPAMRTGQFDIYPEYTGTAWSAVLKRTDAYDESRFNELSQAYKEAYNFEWVGMYGFNNTYGLAVRNELARTYGLKSYSDLARIAPSLTLGGEYDFFGREDGYAGLQRVYNMHFKATKDMDIGLKYAAISRGDVDAMPIFTTDGQLSVAPITVLQDDKHLYPSYMAGNVVRSEVLIAHPELRPILESLTNTITDQEMAKMNYAVETEHQLPSDVAHTFLIEHNLI